The genomic segment AAATTCAAAGAGGTAAAATTCACAAAtgtgaaatcaaattgaaggTGACGCTAATCTTTCTTTTATAGATCCACGTAGCTCCTAATCTGGACGTCTGGGCATTAGATAAGAATGGCCACGTTTACGTCAGAGAAGGTGTAACGCGAGAGCTACCGATCGGCACTTCATGGACAATAGTCCAAGGAATCCAAGCTACTCAACTCACCGTCAGGTATTCGTTTTCGCAAAACTACCTGTTTTGTTATAACTAAATTGTATACCATTATTATTAGTGAAAGTGCCGTTTGGGCGTTGACAAACAGTGGCTCCATTTATCGCCGAAGTGGCATCACCCAACAGAATTATTGTGGAAATAATTGGGACCTGATTCCCGgctcatttaaatttatttctggtGAGCCGTCATTACGGATTCAAGAGTTTAAACATAATTATTTGTgggtttcatttctttcagttACCATTGATGACAAGTTGTGGGTGTTGGACTCTGTTGGTGCGCTTAAACAATTATTGACTTCGTCGCCGTTAAGAAGTGACGAAGGGAAACGTGACGAAATCCTACATCTAGACGAAGATTGGGTCTTACTTTAATGCCTAAAAAATTGCCGAGTGACCGTAGATTGCAAGACAGATGTAAAGTTATATTACAATAATTTATGTCGACTTATATAATATCACTAATTATTTCGCCTTATAGAATTTTTATCGATAAAATGACgatttttcatgtttcaatTATCACAATGATTTGacgtattttaaaataaattctagACGTGATTTCCTACCAAAAAATACATTCAAACCAAAATACTTGCaattaaattagttttttgaaatatttgttagTCACAAATATTATATGACAATTCGACAAATGAGCTTAAGTTGAAATAACGTAATCATCACCTCATTTTCCGCAATTCATGGCAGCGAAGCGACCAAAGATAAAGAAGAGTGGCAGAGTTACAAATactacaaataataaaaaataataagttcgttatttaaaaaaaaagaatgattgaATTATTTGCTAGCATTACGCATTCAAGAATATGACGGGTTGAGTCAGATGTCAGATCGGATCAGGTTTGGTTAGCGCGTTATTTTATGGGCGCTGTTTGCCTGTATTTCTTTTAGCCTGAGGCGCGCGAGTCGAGACTAGAAACTAGATCTGGCAACAAAGCAGTTGGTCGACAGTATAATTTCGGCTTTTCTGTTGCTCGTCCATTGAATTTCCTCTGTGTCATCATGGAGGATATGTGTGTGGTTTTGCCCGAAAGAACGGTAAATATTcgatttgtttgaatttacGATTGCGTTTTCATGAAAAACTGACTGGATCCCTTGTATTTATATGAACGCAATGTAGGAAGAAGCTATTCCCGATTTCAAACCAAATGTCAACCTACTAATTCCGACCATCAATGAAGCTCTTGACATCGACGATCTTTACACTAAATATAAGGTATTTATTCATCAATAGTCAATGGCaaaccatatgttttctcCTTTAATCGCAATTATGTATTTCAGAAATTGCAAATGCAATTAGAATCGTTGACTGTGCAAGAAGCCTACATTAAAGATGAACAAAGAAATCTGAAGAAGGAGTATCTGCACGCTCAAGAGGAAGTGAAACGAATTCAGAGTGTTCCCTTAGTTATTGGTCAGTTTCTTGAAGCTGTTGACCAGAATACCGGGATTGTAGGCAGCACTACTGGGTCCAATTACTTTGTAAGAATTCTCTCAACTATTGATAGGGAACTCTTAAAACCATCAGCAAGTGTTGCACTGCACAAGCACAGCAATGCTCTGGTTGATGTACTTCCACCAGAAGCAGATTCCTCAATTTCAATGCTTGGAGCAGGTAATTTCATCATGTTTATTTTAGTTGTGAAATGTTAACTAcatatgttttgtttgttactaTTTATAGATGAGAAGCCTGATGTGTCTTATGCTGACATTGGTGGAATGGACATGCAGAAACAAGAGATGAGAGAAGCAGTAGAGCTTCCACTTACACATTTTGAGCTTTATAAGCAAATTGGAATTGATCCACCAAGAGGTGTTTTGATGTATGGTCCTCCAGGtaactttgaaaaatgttaagtGCAAAGCTAGAATTGGTTTTAATGATTTATGTTACTAGGATGTGGCAAAACCATGTTGGCGAAAGCAGTGGCACATCATACAACAGCTGCCTTCATTCGCGTTGTAGGATCAGAGTTCGTTCAAAAGTATCTAGGTGAAGGTCCTCGTATGGTCCGTGATGTCTTTCGCCTTGCCAAGGAGAACTCGCctgcaattatttttattgatgagATCGATGCCATTGCGACAAAGCGTTTTGATGCTCAGACTGGTGCCGATCGAGAGGTTCAACGTATTTTGCTAGAATTATTGAATCAGATGGACGGATTTGACCAGACCACAAATGTTAAAGTAAGTAAAACTagctctttattatttttaaattgttctttgttaatttgaaaattaaacacACAGGTTATCATGGCAACGAATCGAGCAGATACTTTGGATCCTGCTCTTCTCCGTCCTGGTCGACTGGATCGTAAAATTGAATTCCCACTGCCTGATCGGCGTCAAAAGCGGTTGGTTTTTGCGACCATTACGGCCAAGATGAATCTGAGTGACGAGGTAGATCTGGAAGACTTCGTTGCCAGGCCGGACAAGATTTCTGGTGCAGATATTAACGCAATCTGTCAGGAGGCTGGTATGCATGCAGTTCGTGAGAATCGCTACATCGTACTGGCCAAAGATTTCGAAAAGGGAtacaaaaacaacattaaaaaagACGAAGCGGAGCACGagttttataaataaattctcttttgtatctaaacaacaaaacaaacaatacacATCAGATTCTGTTCGAAAAAATAGTCGTCCTCTCTACCGCTAGGTGACCTATAGAACAACCTGTCTCAATGTTATTTGCGTCTGCACTTTCCGAGTATTTTAGCTTAGCCAGTCGTAATCGGACGTTTTAACTAGTAGTATGATTCATTTTTGGTCCTTAtcttcaattggccgttctgTGTTTTGAAGGATAAGTGAATATGGATACCGCTACAAAAATTAAGTTGCTTACGGTAACCGCTCTCGTTACTGCTTTGTTGGGAACTTATTTTACTGCACTGCACATCGACAGTCTTGCCAGGGAGAGATATATTTTCAAACGTTGGTTACTTTTATTCCACTtgcttttaacattttaataacgtaaatctctttcgttaaaaataggaaatagtcATTCAGTTGTCAGGAAAGACTTGAGTTATGAAAATTCAGTGTCCCGATATCAGCAAAAGGTGCATACCAAAGTCATAGATGCAAAACTGTTTCAAAAATACAGTTTTAATGTGAACTCAACATTGGAATATATTTTCCAGTATTCATACAAACAAGATGTAAGTATATAAATCAAATCACTCTCAAGGGAAATCGGTTAAAATAACAGTAACTCTGTTGTCTGATACTTACTTTTAGATTGCTGCAAATCAAGCTTTATCTGTACAGGTTGCTAGCAAAACTGCTTTCAGAGAAAATCCTGTTCTTGTAGTTGTTAGACAACAAAAAGCAGTTTTGTCATGGCAACTTCCGCTTTTACTAGAAACATCAAGTGGATGGTAAACTGCCACATTTTTCCTGACTGATGTCATTTGCACTAACAATTATATTTTATGTTAGGCAAGAATACAGCAGTGTAAGCCGCCAGCTTTGCACTGAGCCCTTACAACGCAACATGTCTGTAGAGCACGAATTTTTTCTTGGTGTGTCAACATCAGATCCTAAAAACTTGAGCTTCGTAGCTTCTGTTACTCCCGTTGAAGATTTTGTTGTCGAGTAAGTATACACATCGGGTTTGGATAATGTTTATTTCTGtcaataaaattatgtttaaCTTTCAGATTAGACGGAAATCATACAGTCACACTGACGGCTTCTGAGCCGAAGTATTATCAATTTCTGTTTCCGGAAGGCGTTACAAATGTACTACTTACAGTTACATCGGACGATAATTATTGCATGTCAGTCTCTATTCAAAACTTAACGGTACTagcaaatttttaattcttgatCCAGTGCCGTGTTTTATAGCTAAAACTTTTGCAATTCTAGTGTCCTGTATTCGATATGGACCATGATTTAAAGTATGATGGCATATGGCAAACTCTTATGAACAAGACTGGAATGACGATAAGCGTAAGTGATATCTAATATCGCATTACATTGGAAAAAGTTATATTAAAGCTCGGTATTCTGTTCAGCGAGAACGATTTCCctatggatttttctttgttttcgtcGTCAAAGCTGACGATTTTGAATGCACAGGAAAGCGAATTAATCCACCACCTCTGAGAAAGAAAACTGTTCATTTTACTATCCATGAAAAGGTAGTATATATTATTGCATCACGTTAAATTTACGTTTAATCCACCAACCGCATCTAGGTTAGTTACATTGACTTCATGGCAGCTGTTATCGGAGTTCTTGGAATATTTGCGCTCTTCTACATTGGGGCTTTTGTctccttttgtttcaattgtAGAAAGTAAgtaatttctttattaattgcaCGGAACTAACACAGGAAAATGTTAATGCTATTTCTACTCTCTTGTCCGTTATTTCTAGCACCGTACCCGATGAACTGGAGCCGAGTTTACTTGAAGTACGGAACAGACCCACGCGTTATGGTTCCATCTCCACTCGTAAtatataattaataaatttttgttgttttttattgatataaTTTACCTTGCCATTTTTTGTACCTCCAATAGCTATCGTCGGTCCAACTCCAACTGCTGCCTCAAGAGATGTAGAATCGGAACCTCTTTCACGCACATCTTCCGCTCTGGACTTGACCGATATTGATCTAATGCCTGATGCATACAGTGATAAAGATGTTGTTCGGaccaaaacatttcttttcgtGGCTGATCTTTCCCACAAAGGGTCACGGTTCCATGGCAAAAAGTCGCAACTTTACATGTGGAATTTATTGATtgtaagtttttaaaaaattataatcgtttttgaatattttaatgtttcttaatttttaatatttttaaaggtCGCTGTATTTTATGCTCTGCCGGTTTTACAGCTTGTCATCATTTATCAAAAAGTACCGCAATATTCTTTATCTGGGGTTCCCCTGCCATAGAGAAATATTTATTCGCTTCTCTTACTTTCCAGGTGCTGAATGACACGGGTGACCAGGATCTTTGCTATTTCAACTTTCTCTGCGCTCATCCGCTGGGGGATTTGACAGATTTCAACCACGTCTACTCCAATCTCGGTTACGTTTTGCTGGGTCTTCTGTTCATCATCAACACCGCGCGCAGAGACGTTCTTAGGCGACAAGCTCAAGCAAATCACGATCGAttggaaaaggtaaaaatccgatttattttcctttttttaaatgtcagtATTATATCGTCTCTATTATTTGATAGTATTACGGAATTCCTCAACATTACGGCCTCTTTTACGCTATGGGAACAGCATTAATGGTACACATATTTTTCCTGGGTTTATTTTCTCTGTTAACTAttaatttgatgtttttttttttttcataaggtCGAAGGAGTACTCAGTGCCTGTTACCACATATGCCCTACACACGCCAACTATCAGTTCGGTAAATGCCTCCGATATTTCGTGTGCAAATAAAGTTCgccaattaaataaaactttttttgtttttttgtttggttgtagATACAACTTTTATGTATGTTATAAGCATGCTTTGTATGTTGAAGATTTACCAAACTCGCCATCCAGACATCAACGCTGAAGCTCACGCAGCCTTTGCCGTTCTGGCTTTCGTCGTTCTAATAGGAGTCATCTCAGTGTTTGAAGACTCACTGACTTTTCGAATCATTTTCTCTGCCATCCATCTCCTTGCATGTCTGGCTTTATCTGCTCAAGTCTACTACATGGGCAGATGGAAATTGAGTATGTACATTTGTTTTCAGGCCATAAGTTAATTTTGTCTAACGAATTTCTCGACTGCAGATTTTGGAGTGTTCAAACGAATTTATATGGTTTTTTGGAACGATTTCCAAGCGGGACCATCAAATGTAAAGCATCCTAGTTCAATACTTATTCTCATTTGTTAATTAATcattgttttactgttttacaGTGGTTCAGACCGATGTACGTCGATCGAATGTTCCTATTGGTAAGGATTTACAACTTAGTAAAAATTTGTGACATGTAGTCTTCATGTTGGATATCACAGGTCATAGGAATTCTTACGAATGTGGGATTGTCGGTGTATGGATTGATGGAACGTCCTCCAGATTTCGCTTCCTACATGCTGGCAATTTTCATCACTAATCTGATGTTGTACACCACTTTCTACATCATCATGAAATTGCGGCACGGCGAGAAAATCTTGTGTCAGGCGATATTTTACATTGCCTTGGCCTCCCTTTCTTGGGGTGCTGCAATGTACTTTTTCATCAACAAAGCCATCACTTGGAGAGTGAGTGTTGATAAGTAGTTTACTCGTTTATTAataatcaattgatttttctgtcttgtttggtttttctaaCAGAAAAGAGCTGCCGAATCTCGAGTTTTCAATCAAGAGTGCGCGATACTCAGTTTCTATGATTATCATGACATTTGGCATTTCCTTTCGGCTGCCAGTctgttcttttccttcatggtgacgaattttttaaaaataatgtttggtATTTTTAGCTTTATTTGCAAAAAGATTtataattgttttgattttcagaCTCTTCTTACTTTGGATGATGATCTCGCTTACACGCCGCGTGATAGGATTCCAGTCTTCTAAGTTTCTCATGATATAAATTTGTCTCTATCTTCATTTCTGTATTATTgcttaaattttcttttttaaaacgttcTTCAATGTGCTAGTCGTCTGGACTTACTGTAGGATTTGGAAATTGTCAAgagtgaaaaataaacgatCTATTTGCGCACGAACGTTTGCCGTGACGTCTTTTTATGGCCTATTTCGTCATTGTGAATCCCACTTCGGTGaagggggagaagaagaataattttGCCTGAATCAACTGTAAGGTGCTCGTTACAAGAATAGGACatgacaaataaaaagtgaCTATTGTATTAGGACGTCAATAGCTGAAAAGCGGGAGTACAAGAAAAGCGATAGACACATTTGAAGGGCTTATATATCGGGAGTTGGGTATCCGATCCGGATGTGATGTCCCGCCTGATATGTTTGGACGTGGCACGTCGTACGGCTCGTCGTGCCGGCCGGTCTGGGCTGGCGTGCCGGTGCATGCGGCTGGTCGGTTGCTGCTGAGTCGGCGGGACATCATGAGTATGACATTGAGCCGCTGACGCTCCAGTGTACTTCACGGCGGCCATCATACAAAAGGCGTGGCTGCCGCGGGACTTTACACAACTAATTACAAATTACAATTTCAAGCACAAGGAATCTACTTGGGTGGTGGCTTTGTTAATCATGGCTGGTGGGTTCATGACAATTTTTAGACAAATGGTCAAGGTCTTTTGTATGATTCATGCGCAAATGATGCGCAGGCGCCACCAAACGAAGAAGTCGTTGCGCTTAAACTTTCTCAACAACTGATTGGCCGCCATACGATTGAAGAGCGCACGCGTGTTGAAGCTTTGGTCTGTTAATGTCCGGGCGTTGAACTTTTAACCAGTCTGTTGTATGTACACAATGTATATAGTAAATGAGAAATCGGTTTAATGGAATGATAGGGAGCGGGAGCTATCCTACTCAAATTGCGTCGTTGGAGACATGGCGAGCGACAGGGggtaaaagtttttttttttttttttttcaattcttcttttttcctgagGAGAGTGAAAGTGTTGTGTTTTATTACTCCGTCACTGTAACATAACCCCCGCTTCTctaaacttcttttattagaaGGAGGATCAAGTATCCAATGTTACGCTCAGACCGATCGGAAGAATAATTTATTGGCTAGTGGCGATAAAAACAACGGGCGATGAAGCTATTATTGCAtcacgaaaaataaacaactgCCGGTtagaaagggagaaaaattcAACGTATCAACAAAATCACGGACgaacattaaaaaatgatgGGAACTATTGGAATCGACGAGAATGTTTTgaacaaaatgagaaaataaaaaaaggacgaatGAGACAAGGCGCGTGGCTAGTATGGAATAAGACACCTTTATATCGAGCTAGGTGAGGGCCCCGCCCACATTCACCAACTAAATGGGAGGAGCTAGCTTCGTTGCCTGGCAAGGGGAATGTCTTGTTTACTCTCCGTCCAGCCAACCCGGTGGAAACTTGAACTCACCAATGAACATTGTATACCTACGTCACTTTCGCGCCAGCTGAGTTGAgattgaaatggaagaagctACTGTTTTCATCTCAAACGGATCATCAGCAGAAAGGCAACTCAAAGACGTACATATCCTCGAATGCAAAAGGGCCAGCTGCCAGTCGTTTTTACATATCCACTACGCTGCGGTGCACGGTATACTAAAGTGCATGATTCATTTATATTCTCTATCTCACTGAACCGCTTACTATTTACAGGTGCGCTTTTTAGGAAAAATGAGATTAGCAATAAGGATTAAAATAAGATTCTACTGTGCTACTCTGTGGTTCCATTTTGGCATCACAAGAGGAATAATAAATGCAGCTATTGTGTTCTTACCAACACATCAACTACGCCATGAAAATGCAATTGCCGAACCTTTTGCTTGTGAGTGTTTGCTGTTCTGCAGTCATTGATGAAGTAAGcattatttataataaatatctaagaatttcaatattattttggCTTTGACTGCAGGTATTTGAGGGATTTTACTGATTGCCTTTCATTGCGCGTAGATGAATAGGCAACAAAGTGGAAAGGCATCACGCGCTCATTAATTATAATACTACCGTACAGATGAAGATCAAAGACCGTCCAAGttttcccttaaaaaaaataacttaacaCAGTCTAATCTTAATCAAATACACGCTTCTTCTAAACTACATACCGGTATTTTACTGTAGTTTGTAAATGAAAGAATACGATTGGTGACTAGTAGATTTCTGGCCATCTGTGAATGGATTGCGTCAGACAAAGCTAATATCCAAATATTTGTGGTGTTTGTGATTAGCGACAGAAAATTGGAATACACAGCTAGGGAAAGATTTATGGCTAACGAAAGATTGTTTTCATAATTCCCCTTCAGCCGTATCATATTTCCTTCATTGTTTAAAAGTCGATCATTAATTTGTGCGTTATTGGGAATGTCCTAACAACAACACACCCGTCTATACTTTTCACGACGATACGACAGACAAAGTGTCGTATCTCTCTTTACCTTTTAAAACCTTAAGCTCGGTCAAAGAATTTAGTACAGAAAAATTTACAGTACATAACAGCTTATTTAGACTTTTCACAGCGTTGTTTGTCGGGAACACTTTGCGGTACTGGCAGATATAATTATGCacaatattcaaaataaactgTCGAACAAAATAAgaggagaaaataataaataaatgttacgAGAGACGTAGCGagtcaaataactgaaaaacaaatagatgGAGAGTAGCAGTAGCACACATAGTAGGTCGACATAAGACGACCACACATAAGCTAACATTTCCGTAGTTGCGTGTTGGGAGTGGCTCTTTCTCGTTCAGATAAGTTTTGTGTCCCAAGTTGGAAAGGGCGTATTATATTGTGGCGCTCCGTCgcaaaataaagttaaattcATAACATGTTATTCTGTTTGATTTCAGTAAATTGTGTTTGTTATCGTGTGCGGAGAATACCAACTTTTGATTGTTGTAAAACTTCAACTGGCGATCGGgtagatattttaaaaatttgttgcgGGAAAGACGTGGTGTTATGCCGTGTTtgctataatttaaaaatcataattGCTTAGCTGCTAGAATTACATGTTTGATGAACTGATCCTGATTTTTACCTcctatattttcttctcttctaaAATCATGCATATCGTCGATTACTTTGGTAAAATGACAAGTAAAAAAACTATAGGCgatcctgtttttttcttcttgtcaaCGACGTTAATTTTATTCCTGAGTGATGGAGACTATTACGAACTGTTTTAGAGTTTGCTTCACGGATAATGCACTGGTCGTCTGTTCCTCCTTTCTCGAGGGGGCGGGGCAGGGACACATCCATCCCGACGTCATTGAATTGACATCACGTGACCGACAGCTCACGCTGTCACGCAGGTCGAAACACACGGGGCCGATCAGTATTTGCAATTATTTCATCTCGAAACGAAGCAGTTTGCGTAAGCTCTCTAGACTCTGAAACAaggtaattaaaatttatgcaaatttcacttttagccaatattttgtgtgtttgcctTTTTCGGCGTGTGTCTTTACTTTTCACGGAGATTTCCTATTTATCaaagttttctgttttttactgTGTCATTATTGTGGAAGGTCCCTTCAATCAActgtccttcttcttctttataggGAAATtaagctttttttctctttatttccaAGTGCTATATCATTGTTAATTAGACGAAGATGGAGGCAAAGACAATGTTAGTTGTGACACGTAATGGAGTCCATTTACTGCCAGTAAAACCTTTTTATCAAGCCAAGGATGGATGCAAGATGTAGTGAATTGTCTAGACATTTTATATATGTCTGCTGATTTGCGCAACATATTTGTATGCTGTGGAAGAGTCTAGACGATATTTTTCTGCACgttaattgagaaaaaatcattttgataaaataccACGAATTAAAAGATCAGTGTTTATCGGTTGCAAAAAATATGGCCCCATGATAAATATAGCCACTGTGACCGCAATTTCCTTCCGCTGCATCCGCCAATGCACGTGGCCGTCCAGCCGTCCTCCTGTGATCTCAAGAGACACCTTAACCGGACGTTGTGTAACAGAAAatttcctcccccccccctccccggCGTCATATGTGTATAGTTTTATTGAATAGCACAATAGAGAGCCCTGGATACGTATGTTTTACCCAAGATATTTTCTTACAGTTAAAATGGCGGCGTCAAGAATTCGACCACTTTTTGAAATCTTCAGAAGGATTTTCCCCCAGTTGTTCGCTAGAGTTATCAGAGGAACGACGGAGACGGTGGTGTTGGACACATTTGAAGAAGAGCTTAAAAACTTGAAACAAGACATTCGTccgtcaaaacaaaaagaagaagccattAGAACACCAAATCCAAATAGTGATATGAAAAATGATTCGAATCAGGAGTTCCATCAGCGTGAATTCACGAATGTTGATCACAATTCGCTGCAGAGGACGAACTTTTAACCGccttcgacaaaaaaaaataaaaataaaattaagtaaGTTGCCAGATTTTCTTGTAAATAcactttgtttaatttaaaaaaataattttgttttgtttttaggaaCTTTGACAATCACATATGGAAGAGGATTTTCAGTTCGGACGTTATAATCCTCCCAAGCTAATGATGGgctggatgtttttttttttcattaggCAACACCCTTTCCACTTCTCAGTTGCCATTCCCATTGGCGATATGAATTATACAAAATAAAGCCATCACATTAATCTAATTCGTGTTTGACCCTTTCTATCCTATAGACATTCTCGGTTGCTTGTAGCTATTTAAATTCTAATTAATCAAtcataaattctttttctaactGGTCTGGTTAAACCAGCTGTAGGCCTACCATTCAAtctgtattttaaaatgaaattttacgtctttttttatcggaagaaaaaaaaatgattgagtTGATAAAAGAAGACAATGCAAGAGCGAGACTtagctgttttatttttaattattttatcgGATATAATTTAATTGCGGCTATCTTGTGACTGATGATCATAGCTAAGTTAAAGAGTAGAATTAAGCACGTCTGATAACACTatgatcttttaaaaaaattctgtctACTCTATACGTTCTCGAAAATTCCGACTTGACCCTGACCCAGCCCTACAATTAACGGAATCAGATAgtacaacaaattttgaatttttttatagattaaaaactaatttttaaaacattcaaaaaggtAGGTTTAAGTGCCAAGAGGGAAACAGGAGCGCTAACGTAAGTAGTAAGGAATCGAAATATTTCTCAGCTGTATGGACTATTCGGATCTCATGAGCCATGACGTGTTATGTCCTGTGTAATAATGCTCTAAACCTATAAACAAAAATCCCTGTAGTTTAACGAAGCGTTGTCTTTATAGAACGTGACGTCACTAATattgggattttattttggccATGGCTGTGACTTGTGAGCGCTGTGACTTATGTAAAAATATAGATACTGTAAATCACAAGACAatagaatttgaattgatcgagattgaagaacaaaatttcatttaatcatTTCTCTCGGGCTCCGAAAAGGTCAAGAAAaggcttcttttctttttcttgataaaCCGCGCGTGATCATGATTCATGACGTCAATTCTGAGTCGTCTGCTGCGATTCTTGTTTACTTCTTCAGTTCTTCTCTACATTATTCACGAACCCTCCATGATCACGGGTTTTGactgaaaaaaagttaaagaaagaaaaataactggAAGAGTAACAAAATCTCTCTCAGTGTACCAAGAAAAGTTGTAAATGGCTTACTAGCTCCACAAATCTATAAAAGTGTATCCACAATGTTGGAAAGGCTAGTTGCCTGGTTTTGCAACAATTATTTAGGGAGATAtctggaaaatttaaatactgaTCAACTCTCTGTTGCACTTTTACAAGGTAAAGAGAAATATAGTTGTTTATTCCATTCATGTT from the Daphnia pulex isolate KAP4 chromosome 1, ASM2113471v1 genome contains:
- the LOC124191596 gene encoding SID1 transmembrane family member 1-like isoform X2: MDTATKIKLLTVTALVTALLGTYFTALHIDSLARERYIFKRNSHSVVRKDLSYENSVSRYQQKVHTKVIDAKLFQKYSFNVNSTLEYIFQYSYKQDIAANQALSVQVASKTAFRENPVLVVVRQQKAVLSWQLPLLLETSSGWQEYSSVSRQLCTEPLQRNMSVEHEFFLGVSTSDPKNLSFVASVTPVEDFVVELDGNHTVTLTASEPKYYQFLFPEGVTNVLLTVTSDDNYCMSVSIQNLTCPVFDMDHDLKYDGIWQTLMNKTGMTISRERFPYGFFFVFVVKADDFECTGKRINPPPLRKKTVHFTIHEKVSYIDFMAAVIGVLGIFALFYIGAFVSFCFNCRNTVPDELEPSLLEVRNRPTRYGSISTPIVGPTPTAASRDVESEPLSRTSSALDLTDIDLMPDAYSDKDVVRTKTFLFVADLSHKGSRFHGKKSQLYMWNLLIVAVFYALPVLQLVIIYQKVLNDTGDQDLCYFNFLCAHPLGDLTDFNHVYSNLGYVLLGLLFIINTARRDVLRRQAQANHDRLEKYYGIPQHYGLFYAMGTALMVEGVLSACYHICPTHANYQFDTTFMYVISMLCMLKIYQTRHPDINAEAHAAFAVLAFVVLIGVISVFEDSLTFRIIFSAIHLLACLALSAQVYYMGRWKLNFGVFKRIYMVFWNDFQAGPSNWFRPMYVDRMFLLVIGILTNVGLSVYGLMERPPDFASYMLAIFITNLMLYTTFYIIMKLRHGEKILCQAIFYIALASLSWGAAMYFFINKAITWRKRAAESRVFNQECAILSFYDYHDIWHFLSAASLFFSFMTLLTLDDDLAYTPRDRIPVF
- the LOC124191618 gene encoding 26S proteasome regulatory subunit 6B, with amino-acid sequence MEDMCVVLPERTEEAIPDFKPNVNLLIPTINEALDIDDLYTKYKKLQMQLESLTVQEAYIKDEQRNLKKEYLHAQEEVKRIQSVPLVIGQFLEAVDQNTGIVGSTTGSNYFVRILSTIDRELLKPSASVALHKHSNALVDVLPPEADSSISMLGADEKPDVSYADIGGMDMQKQEMREAVELPLTHFELYKQIGIDPPRGVLMYGPPGCGKTMLAKAVAHHTTAAFIRVVGSEFVQKYLGEGPRMVRDVFRLAKENSPAIIFIDEIDAIATKRFDAQTGADREVQRILLELLNQMDGFDQTTNVKVIMATNRADTLDPALLRPGRLDRKIEFPLPDRRQKRLVFATITAKMNLSDEVDLEDFVARPDKISGADINAICQEAGMHAVRENRYIVLAKDFEKGYKNNIKKDEAEHEFYK
- the LOC124191596 gene encoding SID1 transmembrane family member 1-like isoform X1 codes for the protein MDTATKIKLLTVTALVTALLGTYFTALHIDSLARERYIFKLGNSHSVVRKDLSYENSVSRYQQKVHTKVIDAKLFQKYSFNVNSTLEYIFQYSYKQDIAANQALSVQVASKTAFRENPVLVVVRQQKAVLSWQLPLLLETSSGWQEYSSVSRQLCTEPLQRNMSVEHEFFLGVSTSDPKNLSFVASVTPVEDFVVELDGNHTVTLTASEPKYYQFLFPEGVTNVLLTVTSDDNYCMSVSIQNLTCPVFDMDHDLKYDGIWQTLMNKTGMTISRERFPYGFFFVFVVKADDFECTGKRINPPPLRKKTVHFTIHEKVSYIDFMAAVIGVLGIFALFYIGAFVSFCFNCRNTVPDELEPSLLEVRNRPTRYGSISTPIVGPTPTAASRDVESEPLSRTSSALDLTDIDLMPDAYSDKDVVRTKTFLFVADLSHKGSRFHGKKSQLYMWNLLIVAVFYALPVLQLVIIYQKVLNDTGDQDLCYFNFLCAHPLGDLTDFNHVYSNLGYVLLGLLFIINTARRDVLRRQAQANHDRLEKYYGIPQHYGLFYAMGTALMVEGVLSACYHICPTHANYQFDTTFMYVISMLCMLKIYQTRHPDINAEAHAAFAVLAFVVLIGVISVFEDSLTFRIIFSAIHLLACLALSAQVYYMGRWKLNFGVFKRIYMVFWNDFQAGPSNWFRPMYVDRMFLLVIGILTNVGLSVYGLMERPPDFASYMLAIFITNLMLYTTFYIIMKLRHGEKILCQAIFYIALASLSWGAAMYFFINKAITWRKRAAESRVFNQECAILSFYDYHDIWHFLSAASLFFSFMTLLTLDDDLAYTPRDRIPVF